ATATCTTTTTTCACTACCTCTACCGCTTTTTTCAATTGAGTATCGTTTTCGAGGATTTTATCCCGGATAACCTGCATCAATTTCACGGTTGTATCATCTTTAATGATCCCAGTTTCTTTGATTTTTTGATCCCTCTGGAATGCTTTGACCGCATTCGTGGTATCTTCATCAAAGAATCCATCTATCTTACCTGGATCATGTCCGGCTTCCTTGAGCATCTTTTCTGCCGCTTTCACTTCACTGGAGGAATCTGAAGCTTTCAATTCCTTATCCGGCGAAATGTACGGAAGGCTTGCATAATCAGGAAGCTTCACCTCAATATCCGGCTTGATCCCTTTTTTATGGATCCAATTTCCGTCAGGAGTCAACCATTTAGCTGCCGTGTATTTGAAGTTTGAGCCATCATCGAAGTCTTCGGCAGTCTGTACAGTTCCTTTACCAAATGATTTAACGCCTACCAAAGGAATGTCAGCAGATTCACGGACGGCTGCTGCAACGATTTCCGATGCGCTTGCACTACCATCATCGATCAACACGACAACCGGCACCTTCTTCAACGCACCGTCATTATTCGATTTATACACTTCTTTTTTACCGCTGCGATTCTCAACTTGAAGAACCACTTCCCCGTTCGGTATGAACAGGCTTGCCATATCTATCGCTTGATCAAGCAGTCCTCCTGGGTTTCCACGCAAGTCCAAAACCAGGCCCTTCATATCTTTTTTGGACATTTCTTCAAGCGACGTTTTCAACTCATCGACCGTATGTTCGGAAAAGCTGGTCACTTGAATTTTTGCGACACCATCATCAAGCATTTCGGCATAAACGGTTTCAATTGGAATCGTGTCACGTTTGATCGTGAATTCAATCGGGTCCGTCTCACCTGCTCTTGAGATGGTCAATTTCACTTTCGTTCCCTTTTCTCCCCTGATTTTAAGGACAGCTTCTGAAGAGCTTAGCCCTTTTACGCTTTTACCATCCACACTTAAGACGATATCATTCGGTTTTATCCCCGCTTTTTCTGCTGGAGACCCTTTTATCGGTGAGACGACCGCTATGTGTCCATCCTGCTCTTGTATCTCGGCACCAATTCCTTCAAAGGAAGATGAGATGCTCTCATGAAAACTCGAGGCTTCCTTTTTATCCATATAAGCAGAGTACGGATCATCCAAGGATTTGATCATGCCATTGATCGCACCATCAACGAGCTTGTCTTCATCAATATCCTTATAGTAATTACCCTTTATCGTGTCGTATGTAGAAAACAGCTTTTCGAATTCCGAATGTTTATCCGGTGCCAGTGATTCCACTTTTTCATCTCCAAAAGTCAAGGCTATCGTAGTAATCCCTGCAGTTAGAAATATGAGTAAGAAAATCCCCATAATGAACGTAAACTTCTTTACTTTAATGAATTTCCCTGCCTCTTTCGGCTGTTCTTGATTTTCTTCTTCCACTGATGCCTCACCACTTTCATTCTTCATGACAAATATGTAACGATTTGTTTCCATTTTATCAGCTTTGAAGCCAATCGAAAAATATTAGTTATCAAAAATAACAATTTACCTTCCGTGTGTTTTTCAAGTGCTCTCAATTGTATAGATAGAGGGGATCCGCCCGTGCCAGCGTCTCTTCTATCTTCCGTTGCATTAAAAATGCGGATGCCAAGGAATAAATGAGACCGTATCAGGACCAGCATATATACAGCCACATTTATTCCTGGCCACCCGCCAGACCTTCACACTCCTGTATCAGTCTTGTATAGCTGCTTCCAGGGCCACCTCAACCATTTCGTTAAATGTTGACTGACGTTCCTCGGACGACGTTTCCTCACCAGTTAAAATATGATCGGAGATGGTCAACACCGATAAAGCTTGTCGCCCGAATTTAGCTGCAAGAGTGTATAAGGCAGCTGATTCCATTTCTATCGCTAATATCTGGTATTTTGCCCATTTTTCCAATTCACCATTATCATTATAAAATTGATCGGCCGTAAACACGTTGCCGACCTTTAATTGCAAGCCTTTAGCCGTTCCTGCGTCATATGCCTTTCTTAACAAATCGAAATCGGCGGTGGGAGCAAAATCGACTCCGCCAAAAGTCAAACGATTCATTTGTGAGTCTGTTGAAGCACTCATGGCAAGAATTACATCCCTGACCTTTACATCCTTTTGGATAGCCCCGGCAGTACCTACACGAATCAGCTTTTGGACATTATAGCTATTCATCAATTCGTTTATATAGATGGAAATCGATGGGACACCCATGCCTGTACCTTGGACAGAAATGCGTTTCCCTTTATATGTACCTGTATATCCAAACATGTTCCGTACTTCATTATAAAGTTTGGCATCCTCTAAAAATGTTTCAGCAATGTATTTTGCACGCAATGGGTCCCCGGGAAGTAAGACCGTTTCCGCAATTTCATTTTCTTTTGCACCAATATGTACGCTCATTTAACTATGTCCTCCTTAACTTGTGGTTGAAATGATATTCAAAAACTACTATACCATATCAACCACAAGTTAGGAAAATCGAACCTTATTCAAACGCCATAAAAGTTAAGGAGACAGCAAACATGATCTTGGCTCGGCAATTGGAGCTCATGCACCGAAAACAAAACGGCGGAGATCCGCCGTCTTTCGTATGTTTATTTAATTAAGGGAAAGGAAGCTGCTTACCGTCTATTGACAGTCTACTCATCGACTTCTTCATCAATTATGCATTTTTCCAGAAGATATTCGAATGTGATGTCAGCAAGATCTTCAACTTCAGCTTCTGTTGGAAGATAGCCCCGTCTTATCAATTCTTGAAAAAAGAATTCCGCTATCTCTTCTGTATCAATAAAAACCTCGATTTCTCGCAAATCATCGCCCCCTTAATTAAAGGTGTATGAATGGATAGAGACAAATATTCCAGTTAGGGATCCCATAATGGTAATTAGCGGGAAAAGCCCGCTGCTTATTGGCTATTAATGAAGCTTTTATTGGGATTTGTAATAGCGCGCCATAAAAACTTGGAAACACTCACTTTGTTTGCTTCTTTTTATGATCTGGATAGATTTCCTCTGCCGCCTTTTCAATTTTAGCAAGGGCGATTTTCATGATATGACGATATTCATCATCGCCAAAATGCTCATAGAGCTTACAGTAATCATTGTATAAATCCAAAAGTCCATCAATCATTTCCTTTTTTTCATTTTTTGTCATTGTCATATCTCGCTCACCTTTACCGGGGTTGTTTTGTTTAGCAATGATAGCAAGCTCATTATTCTTCTTAGAAAGGAGCAGCCCTAATTTTTGAATAATCCCATCTGCACGCTTAGCATCGGCAATTAAAGTCAATTCTTCCTCATGCGCTTCAAGCCATTCACCATCTGTGATTCTTGATAATTCATAGATGACATCTTCCCAGGCATTTTCCTTATAGCGCCATATTTCCGTTCGATAGCCGATTATCTTGAAATAATCTTGTTCATATCCATCTACCTGGACTAAGTCACCTAATAAAAATTTATATTCAATATCGATTTGTTCCTTTTGATAAAGGATTTCTCCTTCATATTCATTTATCGATTGCAATGTTTTTTCGATATAAAGACCTTCACTATAGTTCACTTCATACACATAAGCACCATCGAGAAATTTTATATCGGTTAAATTTCTAAATTATTGGGTTAAAGAAGTA
This genomic stretch from Peribacillus muralis harbors:
- the deoD gene encoding purine-nucleoside phosphorylase, coding for MSVHIGAKENEIAETVLLPGDPLRAKYIAETFLEDAKLYNEVRNMFGYTGTYKGKRISVQGTGMGVPSISIYINELMNSYNVQKLIRVGTAGAIQKDVKVRDVILAMSASTDSQMNRLTFGGVDFAPTADFDLLRKAYDAGTAKGLQLKVGNVFTADQFYNDNGELEKWAKYQILAIEMESAALYTLAAKFGRQALSVLTISDHILTGEETSSEERQSTFNEMVEVALEAAIQD
- a CDS encoding YozD family protein, which produces MREIEVFIDTEEIAEFFFQELIRRGYLPTEAEVEDLADITFEYLLEKCIIDEEVDE
- a CDS encoding S41 family peptidase, producing the protein METNRYIFVMKNESGEASVEEENQEQPKEAGKFIKVKKFTFIMGIFLLIFLTAGITTIALTFGDEKVESLAPDKHSEFEKLFSTYDTIKGNYYKDIDEDKLVDGAINGMIKSLDDPYSAYMDKKEASSFHESISSSFEGIGAEIQEQDGHIAVVSPIKGSPAEKAGIKPNDIVLSVDGKSVKGLSSSEAVLKIRGEKGTKVKLTISRAGETDPIEFTIKRDTIPIETVYAEMLDDGVAKIQVTSFSEHTVDELKTSLEEMSKKDMKGLVLDLRGNPGGLLDQAIDMASLFIPNGEVVLQVENRSGKKEVYKSNNDGALKKVPVVVLIDDGSASASEIVAAAVRESADIPLVGVKSFGKGTVQTAEDFDDGSNFKYTAAKWLTPDGNWIHKKGIKPDIEVKLPDYASLPYISPDKELKASDSSSEVKAAEKMLKEAGHDPGKIDGFFDEDTTNAVKAFQRDQKIKETGIIKDDTTVKLMQVIRDKILENDTQLKKAVEVVKKDIK